The Streptomyces europaeiscabiei genome window below encodes:
- a CDS encoding 2-oxoacid:ferredoxin oxidoreductase subunit beta has product MAERSTEGAGTGGVIEALSLVPKATARQSMKDFKSDQEVRWCPGCGDYAILAAVQGFMPELGLARENIVFVSGIGCSSRFPYYMDTYGMHSIHGRAPAIATGLATSRRDLSVWVVTGDGDALSIGGNHLIHALRRNVNLKILLFNNRIYGLTKGQYSPTSEVGKITKSTPMGSLDAPFNPVSLAIGAEASFVARTVDSDRKHLTEVLRQAAAHPGTALVEIYQNCNIFNDNAFEVLKDRQQAEEAVIRLEHGEQIRFGADRARGVVRDDATGDLSVVTVTPENESRVLVHDAHAASPTTAFALSRLADPDTLHHTPIGVLRSVRRPVYDTQMADQLDSAIEQFGKGDLSALLAGGDTWTVVG; this is encoded by the coding sequence ATGGCTGAGAGGTCCACGGAAGGCGCGGGTACGGGCGGCGTGATCGAGGCGCTCTCCCTCGTGCCCAAGGCCACGGCCCGGCAGTCCATGAAGGACTTCAAGTCCGACCAGGAAGTGCGCTGGTGCCCCGGCTGCGGTGACTACGCGATCCTCGCCGCCGTCCAGGGCTTCATGCCCGAACTCGGCCTGGCCCGGGAGAACATCGTCTTCGTCTCGGGCATCGGCTGCTCGTCCCGCTTCCCGTACTACATGGACACCTACGGGATGCACTCGATCCACGGGCGGGCGCCGGCGATCGCGACCGGGCTCGCCACCTCGCGGCGGGACCTGTCCGTCTGGGTGGTGACCGGTGACGGCGACGCGCTGTCCATCGGCGGCAATCACCTGATCCACGCCCTGCGCCGCAATGTGAACCTGAAGATCCTGCTCTTCAACAACCGCATCTACGGCCTGACGAAGGGCCAGTACTCCCCCACCTCCGAGGTCGGGAAGATCACCAAGTCGACGCCGATGGGGTCGCTGGACGCGCCCTTCAACCCGGTGTCGCTGGCGATCGGGGCGGAGGCGTCGTTCGTGGCGCGGACCGTCGACTCCGACCGCAAGCACCTGACGGAGGTGCTGCGGCAGGCCGCGGCCCACCCCGGTACGGCCCTGGTGGAGATCTACCAGAACTGCAACATCTTCAACGACAACGCCTTCGAGGTCCTCAAGGACCGACAGCAGGCGGAGGAAGCCGTGATCCGGCTGGAGCACGGCGAGCAGATCCGGTTCGGGGCGGACCGCGCGCGGGGGGTCGTACGGGACGACGCGACCGGTGATCTGTCGGTCGTCACCGTCACACCCGAGAACGAGTCGCGGGTCCTGGTCCACGACGCGCATGCCGCGTCCCCGACCACCGCGTTCGCGCTGTCACGGCTCGCCGACCCGGACACCCTCCACCACACCCCGATCGGTGTCCTGCGGTCCGTCCGACGACCCGTGTACGACACCCAGATGGCCGACCAACTCGACTCCGCCATCGAGCAGTTCGGCAAGGGTGACCTGTCGGCACTGCTGGCGGGCGGGGACACGTGGACGGTCGTCGGCTGA
- a CDS encoding winged helix-turn-helix transcriptional regulator, with amino-acid sequence MAVSRVSTQPASKHDMNGEGLCPYRLVLEHVTSRWGVLVLIELLERPYRFSELRRAIGRVSEKMLTQTLQTLERDGLVHRDAKPVIPPRVDYSLTDLGREAAEQVRALATWTKDRMGDVQEARQAYDEARA; translated from the coding sequence ATGGCCGTAAGTAGGGTGTCGACCCAGCCCGCGAGCAAGCACGACATGAACGGCGAGGGTCTGTGCCCCTACCGCCTGGTTCTGGAGCATGTCACCAGTCGCTGGGGCGTCCTCGTCCTGATCGAGCTGCTGGAGCGGCCGTACCGCTTCAGCGAGCTGCGCCGGGCCATCGGCCGCGTCAGCGAGAAGATGCTCACCCAGACCCTCCAGACCCTGGAGCGCGACGGCCTCGTCCACCGCGATGCCAAGCCCGTCATCCCGCCCCGCGTCGACTACTCCCTCACCGACCTCGGCCGCGAGGCCGCCGAACAGGTACGCGCCCTGGCGACCTGGACCAAGGACCGCATGGGCGACGTCCAGGAGGCCCGGCAGGCCTACGACGAGGCCCGGGCCTGA
- a CDS encoding SDR family oxidoreductase, translating to MSIVVTGATGHLGKFVVEGLLENVPAEQITAVVRSAEKAAGFAARGVKVVVADYSAPETFDGVLAAGDKVLLISGSEIGADRVGQHKVVIDAAKAAGVALLAYTSAPGSLKAALANDHRGTEEALLASGLPYVLLRNGWYNENYTEQLAPVLEYSAVTHAAGEGRVSSATRADYAAAAVAVLTGEGHENQTYELGGDVAWSFAEYAAELSGQTGKEIANNAVSVDVLTGILAGVGLPEPLPAILAGVDASIEKGELVVSSGDLSRLIGRPTTPIADSIAVALKG from the coding sequence ATGAGCATCGTTGTCACCGGAGCGACCGGACACCTCGGCAAGTTCGTCGTCGAGGGGCTGCTGGAGAATGTCCCGGCCGAGCAGATCACGGCCGTCGTCCGCAGCGCGGAGAAGGCCGCCGGGTTCGCCGCGCGCGGCGTGAAGGTCGTCGTCGCCGACTACAGCGCCCCCGAGACCTTCGACGGCGTCCTCGCCGCCGGTGACAAGGTGCTGCTGATCTCCGGCAGCGAGATCGGCGCCGACCGGGTGGGCCAGCACAAGGTCGTGATCGACGCCGCCAAGGCGGCCGGGGTCGCGCTCCTCGCGTACACCAGCGCGCCGGGCAGCCTGAAGGCCGCGCTCGCGAACGACCACCGGGGCACCGAGGAGGCGCTGCTCGCCTCCGGTCTGCCGTACGTCCTGCTGCGCAACGGCTGGTACAACGAGAACTACACCGAGCAGCTCGCGCCGGTGCTGGAGTACAGCGCCGTCACGCACGCCGCCGGCGAGGGCCGCGTCTCCTCCGCGACCCGCGCGGACTACGCGGCCGCCGCGGTCGCCGTGCTCACCGGTGAGGGCCACGAGAACCAGACGTACGAGCTCGGCGGCGACGTCGCCTGGAGCTTCGCCGAGTACGCGGCCGAGCTGAGCGGGCAGACCGGCAAGGAGATAGCGAACAACGCCGTCTCCGTCGATGTCCTCACCGGCATCCTGGCCGGCGTCGGACTTCCCGAGCCGCTGCCGGCGATCCTCGCGGGCGTCGACGCGTCCATCGAGAAGGGCGAGCTGGTCGTCTCCTCCGGCGACCTCTCCCGCCTCATCGGCCGCCCGACCACGCCGATCGCGGACTCGATCGCGGTGGCACTGAAGGGCTGA